The genomic DNA ACTCGTTTACCGGAAGATACAGAAAAACGACCGGAGTGCCCAGTCGTCCCTTGCAAGTTGATGGAGAGCATTACAAAAAGGAATCCTTTGCCTGAGGAGGCGGGATTCCTTTTTTTGTGTGTAATTAACAGCCTAATGGGCCACCGGATGCAGAAGCAGGTACACGGCCGTCACCATGCTCCCGATTCCGATCAATCCTAACAGGGCCATTGTTATCATCCTGTTGATGCGATGCAACGTGAGCAGGCCATAATAAAGCACGGCTCCTACAACCAGGAAGAGTAGGAATCCCATCATCTCGTGCGAGCCCAATGGATGGAGAAGCAGATTCAAGGCAATTCCCCCGAAGATGAATGCCCCGGCTGAAGCCACTACCTTGCCGGGACTGACAAACTGTTCCATGATTTCACCTCCGCCTGTCCTTCCATTTTATCCAGTATAACGGATTGGAGAGTCCCCCATCCACTTGGCGGTACCGGAATCACACATGGAGGATCAAAAACGATTTAGAATCATCGACACCAGTCCATACAGCATGCCAAATGCAGGGAAGATCACCCACCAGGGCCACATGCTCCTTACACTCCCCGTTTCCTTGATGATGATCCGCTCCTGAAAGCTTTTAACCCCTTTGATCAATTCATCAAGTGATATCTTATACAGATCGCTCAAAAGGATCAGATTATCCAGATCGGGGTAGCATTTTCCCGTTTCCCACTTCGATATCGACTGCCTTGAGATATTCAGCTTTGAAGCAACGTCATCCTGGGACAGCCTGCACTCTTCACGCTTTCTTTTTAAATTCCCGGCCAGTTCCATTCCTATCAACCACCTGTTCATTTGTATGAATCCAGTATAATCCCACGTTCACGCCCCCGGAAGAAGTCATTGGTTGAACGTCCGCAACCTGTGGTTGCATTCCAAAACTGCCATTCTTAAGAGCTGTATTCTCGTTTCATACTCCATATTCCTCCCATTGCTTGCTTTTGGGGTAGAATGGTAAAAACGATTTCTATGTAAAGGTGAGGGACTATGAGAAAACGATTGAAGATCGGAGAAATATCCAAACTCTTCAAATTATCAAAACCGACGCTTCGCTATTATGACGAGATTGGATTATTCAGCCCTAAATATACAGACGAACAGAATCAATACCGCTACTATGGCATCGAGCAGTTTGCCACGCTGGATGCCATCATCTTCCTGAGGAAGAACGGGTTTGCCATCAAGGATATCAAGGAACAGCTGGAGAAGCGGTCGCCCGAGGGGACCCTCGACCTCCTTCAACGGAAACTGGAGGAGACCAGGCAGGAGATCCGGGACCTGGAGATCATATCCCGCAAGATCCAGAACAAGATCACCACCATCAAAGAAGGACTGTCCCTCCTGACGGAAACGACTGTCACCATCAAGGAATTCAGCGCCCGTTCGATCACGTATTACTACAATGAAGGGCCCGTAGATATGATTGAGAAGATGGATGAGATCCATTTAAGCGATATGGAGAGGATCTCCCAGATGTCCCACGTCTACGATGGATTTTTCACTGGGGACCTCGGCTTTGTCGTCGATTATCCGAGCTTGCATGAAGAAGGGCCGGTGAAATACAGCCGCATCTTCGACTTGAATGAAGACCATGCCTCGCCCCACTTCCTGAGAGGAGGTCTGTACGCCTGCTACCCCTATAAGGGGCCTTATGAAGACATAAAAGAAGCCCATCTGCACGTACTCGACCATATCCATACTCACGGCTACATTGTCGACGGGGAGGCAATCGAGCTCTACATCCTCGATGAATCGGTTGTAAAGGATGAGAACGATTACCTGACCATGATCCAGGTTCCGGTGAAAAGAAGATGATTGACCTTCAAGCTGCTTGAACGTTTACAATGACTTCTATCACCATCAATGGAGGTCCAATCACCATGGAAACAACAGACAGTCTATTTCTAAAGCAACCGGTGAAGAAGGTATTCCTGCGCTACTTCTTCCCGTCCATGTTCGGCCTGATGGTCATGGCCGTCAATATCCTGATCGACGGCATCTTCATCGGCCACGGCGTCGGTGAGATCGCGCTAGCGGGCGTCAATGTGGCCCTTCCTGTATTCTCCCTCATCTTCGCCATTGCACTCTGGATCGGGATGGGGGGCGGGACGCTCTACTCCATGCACCTGGGGCGCTCTGATCATCATGCAGCAAGAAGTTTCTTCAGTCTTTCCGTCACCGCCGTCATTACCCTGCTCGCTCTTCTCGGGTTCATGGGATACGTCAATATGGAGGCTGTGGGGAGCTTGCTCGGAGCGAATTCGGATACAGCCCCTTTCGCCCATGAATACTTGAGCGTCATGTTCCTTTTCGGTTGGATCATTGCCCTCGAACAGGTGCTGAGCATCTTTGTCCGGAATGACGGAAGTCCCGTTCTTTCTATGATCTCACTGGTCGTCATGGCGCTGGTCAACATCGGCATGAACTATCTGACGATCTTCGTCTGGGGACTTGGGGTGACGGGTGCTGCCGTCTCCACAGTCACAGGGGGAGCAGTCGGCGTACTCATCCTCCTGACCCATTTTATAAAAAAAGAAAGCTCCCTGCGGAAGCCGGCATTTGCATGGAGCCTCCAGCGACTATTTCACATCTTTTCCATCGGGTTCCCCAGCCTGCTGGCTGAGATGGGGATGTTCGTTTTCGTGGCAGGCTACAATGTGACGATCGCCCATCTCCTGGGGACAGATGGGGTGGCCGCATTCTCTGTCATCAATTATCTCCATAGCTTCATGTTCATCACCTTCTTCGGTATCGAAGCCGCCCTGCAGCCGATGATCAGCTTCTATCACGGAGCACGGGAAACAGGGAGCATCAAGGACAGCGTAAGAATCGGGGAAAAAGCCGCACTGATTCTTGGAATCGGATTGACTGGTATCGGATTGGTGGCAGCGCCCCTCCTTGTATCCTTATTCGGGATCGAATCGGAGGAAGTCCGAACCATGGCCATACAAGGCCTTCGTCTCTTCTTCCTGGGATACTTCTTCCTCGGATTCAACTTTGTCTATATGACCTACTTCCAGGCGACGGGCCAGATCGGGGCGTCTTCCCTGATCATCCTCTTGAGGGGATTCATTTTCCTTGTCACATTCTTACTGCTCCTGCCTGCCCTGATGGGATCAACCGGAGTATGGCTCGCCTTGCCATTTGCAGAACTGACGATGACGGCCTTGCTCTTCTTCTTCGTCAGGAGGAAGACACTCTCCGCATCCCCTGTGTCTGCAAAGCATCCCATCCACGGATGAACGACCAAAACAGCCCAAGTCTTAAAGCGACTTGGGCTGTTTTTTATTAAGTGGGCAGGAACACGTTTCTTATGGGTAAGGTTGTGGAAAAATAAAGTCATCTTTCTTTTGTTAAAGTCAGGGTTTCTTGGTTTACAATTTCAGGTGACAGGAATATAATGACGTTAAGTTTGACCTAAGGAAACTTTTTAACCTATAACTAACTATCATGAAGCAGGTGAACATACATGAAGCAGTCAACAAAAACAACGTCTGCGGCAGAAGCCGTCCTGAGAGGGGATGTAA from Rossellomorea marisflavi includes the following:
- a CDS encoding helix-turn-helix domain-containing protein, translated to MELAGNLKRKREECRLSQDDVASKLNISRQSISKWETGKCYPDLDNLILLSDLYKISLDELIKGVKSFQERIIIKETGSVRSMWPWWVIFPAFGMLYGLVSMILNRF
- a CDS encoding MerR family transcriptional regulator produces the protein MRKRLKIGEISKLFKLSKPTLRYYDEIGLFSPKYTDEQNQYRYYGIEQFATLDAIIFLRKNGFAIKDIKEQLEKRSPEGTLDLLQRKLEETRQEIRDLEIISRKIQNKITTIKEGLSLLTETTVTIKEFSARSITYYYNEGPVDMIEKMDEIHLSDMERISQMSHVYDGFFTGDLGFVVDYPSLHEEGPVKYSRIFDLNEDHASPHFLRGGLYACYPYKGPYEDIKEAHLHVLDHIHTHGYIVDGEAIELYILDESVVKDENDYLTMIQVPVKRR
- a CDS encoding MATE family efflux transporter; its protein translation is MTSITINGGPITMETTDSLFLKQPVKKVFLRYFFPSMFGLMVMAVNILIDGIFIGHGVGEIALAGVNVALPVFSLIFAIALWIGMGGGTLYSMHLGRSDHHAARSFFSLSVTAVITLLALLGFMGYVNMEAVGSLLGANSDTAPFAHEYLSVMFLFGWIIALEQVLSIFVRNDGSPVLSMISLVVMALVNIGMNYLTIFVWGLGVTGAAVSTVTGGAVGVLILLTHFIKKESSLRKPAFAWSLQRLFHIFSIGFPSLLAEMGMFVFVAGYNVTIAHLLGTDGVAAFSVINYLHSFMFITFFGIEAALQPMISFYHGARETGSIKDSVRIGEKAALILGIGLTGIGLVAAPLLVSLFGIESEEVRTMAIQGLRLFFLGYFFLGFNFVYMTYFQATGQIGASSLIILLRGFIFLVTFLLLLPALMGSTGVWLALPFAELTMTALLFFFVRRKTLSASPVSAKHPIHG